The Aureispira anguillae genome contains a region encoding:
- a CDS encoding ABC transporter ATP-binding protein — MLRLDKLKIGHQKAVNATALNATFDIGNFVVLLGRNGCGKTTLLRTMGRFLKPLEGQVLLNEQSIQKYAAIDFSTQLSIVTTQRIQTPYLKVYDLIALGRYPYLGFLGKLQKKDHQVIQNILATLEIEHLANKYIAACSDGEQQMVLLARALAQDTPIVLLDEATAHLDFVNRIKIFQTLQKLAQEYQKLIFLATHELEIALKFANQVVLFHAGNIDVNVPTYFIQERIIQQVFTTEGLDYQLNI; from the coding sequence ATGTTAAGACTTGATAAACTTAAGATTGGGCATCAAAAGGCAGTTAATGCAACTGCCTTAAATGCAACCTTTGATATTGGAAATTTTGTGGTCTTACTAGGGCGGAATGGCTGTGGTAAAACAACGTTGTTAAGGACAATGGGGCGTTTCTTAAAGCCTTTGGAGGGACAGGTTTTGTTAAATGAGCAATCGATTCAGAAATATGCTGCAATCGATTTTTCAACACAACTTAGTATTGTCACAACACAACGCATACAAACACCCTATTTAAAAGTGTACGACTTAATTGCCTTGGGGCGTTACCCCTACTTAGGTTTTTTGGGAAAGCTACAAAAGAAGGATCATCAAGTGATTCAAAATATCTTGGCAACCTTAGAAATTGAGCATCTAGCCAACAAGTATATTGCTGCTTGTAGCGATGGCGAACAGCAAATGGTTTTGCTGGCAAGAGCTTTGGCACAAGATACGCCAATTGTATTACTGGATGAAGCAACAGCGCATTTAGATTTTGTCAATCGAATCAAAATATTTCAAACGCTACAAAAGTTGGCACAAGAATATCAGAAGCTTATTTTTTTGGCGACACATGAATTAGAGATTGCCTTAAAATTTGCCAATCAGGTTGTTTTGTTTCATGCAGGAAACATTGATGTTAATGTGCCTACTTATTTTATTCAAGAGAGAATTATTCAGCAGGTGTTTACAACAGAAGGGTTGGATTATCAACTCAATATTTAG
- a CDS encoding SpvB/TcaC N-terminal domain-containing protein → MHDPNKNSSSKEEGNSNDPSRQLFSSSFSQQNNHQIPEIQLPKGGGALKGIDEKFEVNPVNGTNSISIPLPISPARGGFSPNLAIQYNSGSGNGLFGLGWGLGLPTIRRKTDKELPQYKDGKESDTFILTGAEDLIPKLQKNGNQWETIERTTTTHHIKQYRPRIEGSWLRIEQWSELGTGIIHWRTISTENVVTVYGDSLTSRIENPSLPTGTAIFEWLIAYRYDNKGNFIRYEYKEEKLENIQPSVYEKNRTLSTTTNRYLKRVFYGNKSHYTHGDALPLSSDFLFETVLDYGEHDVLAPTPVEVNDWAARKDAFSSFRSGFDIRTYRLCQRVLLFHKFDVPNDQPIKDLLVSALELKYERFPEENASDPDLEGFTYLKEAWNKGYKYDTATNNYQEKAMPPMSFYYQRHEWNTTIQTLEETSLQHSPTGINNSGYRWTDFYGEGISGILTEQDRAWYYKENLGAGEFSPAKLLHQKPSFNGLNGEAVQFQDLEGTGERQLVSWNAPQGFFNFKDGEEWGAFQYFENFPNRNISNDPNARFIDLDGDGRPDLLITEDDLFQWYNAEGKKGFGAVNTLFKAVDEEEGPKIVFADQEQSIFLADMTGDGMTDIVRIKNQEVCYWANQGYGHFSAKITMGNAPHFDHEELFNPQYLKLTDIDGSGTTDLVYLRKNSIQIWMNHSGNTWSVAPQIISPFPSIDNQVNIDLVDLLGTGTACLVWSSMGAKDAGTPLRYINLTNSKKPHLLYQYKNNMGAAVEFEYISSTHFYLEDKKAGKPWATKLPFPVHVVHKTISTDYIRNTVFVSKYSYHHGYYDQVEREFRGFGRVEQLDTEDFNILDATGASNIDPDHFQVPIKTISWFHTGASFKDQVLTDAYQTEYYSNPSVEQALNGIMLPQSLSDQAYLEAFRACKGVPLRQEVYSLDDENTQQVDHPYSCSESSYEVQLVQAHKDQKYASFIVVPIQSMSYGYERNPNDPRISQELVLATDELGIPTETVSIIYPRLIAGNVPWMVQVEQAKIHGVYKKISLTNDVDQDNAYRLRAAYEEKMYELLGLSWATGDAYYTKTSIDNLLQTILTQPARNLNFEQAYDAVLGGFQQRLSGWGKAQFLKDDLTGILSFGVQEALGIPGKNYQLAYTPDLLTKLYETSAGTDLLTTVGLQLPATSGYVDLDGDGNWWLPSGKTIYPTGAATNFYLPTGVEDALGNLSKIEFDTYQYLPVRTEDALGNTVSTEYDYRVLSSQLMTDPNGNRAAVAFDALGIVVKSAVMGKAGSNEGDTLANPTAEMRYNFFNWKVHGKPNYIHSKVREEHYSITNANNQAEVWQESYEYSDGGGAVILSKVQTKDGLVGTNTAITKRWIGNGRTVIDNKGNPIKQYEPYFSETHAYEPEAVFVGVGVSPILYYDAAGRNNKTLLPNGTFVKVEFDAWKTAEYDTNDTVKDSKWYQDVMASGSPEEQRAALLTEAHYNTPTISHIDCLGRTIYAENSDDGTQTIAAFTQTDLAGRFSQIYDQIATDQLLANGTGNYSIARNVSSYGLTNLLGQSVYNKTAVKGERWVFTDVLGRMLRVWDNPDSATVADQKIFRTEYDALHRPLKTFVQRGANAEICVAKTIYGESLPVMFPSTWTWGDVDAVNLRGQTYQSFDQSGVVTTLEVDFKGNPLVMQRQLVKNYSTRIDWNVAQTLEAAIFKTSSTYDALNRPKLTILPDHTQLVPTYNKGGYLEKLSAQIRGTGSWIDFLKEQDYDAKGQRQYVKYGNDTITRFFYDAKTFRLNNLLTTHSNSDTLQDLHYTYDPVGNIMTVKDRAQSTFYYNNEAISPLKEYEYDALYRLKKATGREHSGAAVPRHEDLAHLANMPHNSIANAVRNYTQTYQYDKAGNILQLKHQAGASGNWTRNYNYMLNDASNRLNSTEIVGGNTYIYNAYDGHGNMTKMPHLQALHWDYQDQLTAVELNGTGDRAYYNYDGSGQRVRKMVVKSGKKTERLYLGGLERYREYSASGTVKLERWTLQVDDIAQVDTLTVDNSVTVATPIPLVRYQYRDHLGSATLETNEDGEVISYEEFHPYGTSAYRTAKSGTDLSLKRYRFTDKERDDETGLYYFGVRYYAAWLGRWTSSDPGGFVDGLNLYQYARGNPVKLVDEKGFKAEPPPDDLVDRGQADEAEPEHAVDSGEFDGVVDNLVLVGNDKEERVGDNSFDYGEEFNEISKRIIPGSNPKQELLYYAKIAATVDGERRIQELMDRGSDYTASTWIMSYKSTQYQISTKTIYYYNWSVVASLKYDWASSFYQFSHEFAHAVWVNESSIGLNLRQVSPSEWDAVNFANYIRSVYGGRLRERYEDKRLDVDLFFSTNPDDYTTERITDFNLLHVNKWGDASAHGYEYLYSIDGTAATMRYIISSYQNGEYTFQKFNSRKNYDNAIESLGLQSN, encoded by the coding sequence ATGCATGATCCCAACAAGAATTCTTCTTCTAAGGAAGAGGGGAATTCTAATGACCCTAGTCGTCAACTTTTTTCCAGTTCCTTTTCTCAACAAAACAATCATCAGATTCCCGAAATCCAATTGCCCAAAGGGGGAGGAGCCTTAAAAGGGATTGATGAAAAATTTGAAGTAAATCCTGTTAATGGTACCAACTCCATAAGCATTCCTTTGCCTATATCTCCTGCTCGTGGAGGTTTTTCGCCCAATTTGGCCATACAGTATAATTCTGGTAGTGGCAATGGTTTATTTGGCTTAGGTTGGGGATTGGGTTTGCCAACTATTCGTCGAAAGACAGATAAGGAACTGCCTCAGTATAAGGATGGAAAAGAAAGCGATACCTTTATACTAACAGGGGCAGAAGATTTAATTCCCAAACTCCAAAAAAATGGAAACCAGTGGGAAACCATAGAACGAACCACCACGACGCATCACATTAAGCAGTACCGCCCTAGAATAGAAGGCAGCTGGCTGAGGATAGAACAGTGGTCCGAGTTAGGAACAGGAATAATTCATTGGCGGACAATTAGTACAGAAAATGTTGTTACCGTTTATGGTGACAGTCTTACTTCTAGAATTGAAAATCCAAGTTTACCTACTGGAACGGCTATTTTTGAATGGCTGATTGCTTATCGTTATGATAACAAAGGAAATTTTATCCGTTATGAATACAAGGAAGAAAAACTAGAAAACATACAGCCTAGCGTTTATGAAAAAAATCGTACTTTAAGTACAACCACCAATCGCTATTTAAAACGGGTGTTTTATGGGAACAAAAGCCATTACACTCATGGCGATGCCTTGCCTCTAAGTAGCGATTTTCTATTTGAAACGGTATTAGATTATGGAGAACATGATGTGCTTGCACCTACGCCTGTAGAAGTAAATGATTGGGCAGCTCGCAAGGATGCTTTTTCTAGTTTTAGAAGTGGTTTTGATATCCGAACCTATCGTTTGTGTCAACGTGTCTTGTTGTTTCATAAATTTGATGTACCTAATGATCAACCGATAAAAGATCTATTGGTTTCTGCACTAGAATTAAAATATGAGCGTTTTCCAGAAGAAAATGCCTCTGATCCAGATTTAGAAGGCTTTACTTATTTGAAAGAAGCTTGGAATAAGGGATATAAATACGATACTGCTACGAATAATTATCAAGAAAAAGCAATGCCTCCTATGTCTTTTTATTATCAAAGACATGAATGGAATACGACCATACAAACGCTAGAAGAAACTTCTTTGCAGCATAGTCCGACAGGAATCAATAACAGTGGATACCGTTGGACAGACTTTTATGGAGAAGGTATTTCTGGAATCTTGACAGAACAAGATCGGGCTTGGTATTATAAAGAAAACCTAGGAGCAGGGGAGTTTAGCCCTGCTAAATTATTGCATCAAAAACCTTCGTTTAATGGATTAAATGGAGAGGCAGTTCAATTTCAGGATTTAGAAGGAACAGGCGAACGACAATTAGTAAGTTGGAATGCTCCACAAGGCTTTTTTAATTTTAAGGACGGAGAAGAATGGGGGGCTTTTCAATATTTTGAAAACTTTCCCAATCGAAACATTAGCAATGATCCCAATGCTCGATTTATAGACTTGGATGGGGATGGTCGTCCTGATTTGTTGATTACCGAAGATGATTTATTTCAATGGTATAATGCAGAAGGTAAAAAAGGTTTTGGTGCTGTTAATACCTTGTTTAAAGCAGTAGATGAAGAAGAAGGACCTAAAATTGTGTTTGCCGATCAAGAACAAAGTATCTTTTTAGCGGATATGACAGGCGATGGAATGACGGATATTGTCCGCATCAAAAATCAAGAGGTTTGTTATTGGGCAAATCAGGGCTACGGTCATTTTTCGGCAAAAATCACGATGGGCAATGCACCGCATTTTGATCATGAAGAGTTGTTTAACCCTCAATACCTAAAATTGACGGATATTGATGGTTCTGGAACCACTGACTTGGTTTATCTACGTAAAAACAGCATTCAAATTTGGATGAACCACAGCGGAAATACATGGTCAGTTGCCCCTCAAATTATCAGTCCATTCCCAAGTATTGACAACCAAGTAAACATTGATTTGGTGGATTTGTTGGGAACAGGAACAGCTTGTTTGGTTTGGTCGTCAATGGGAGCCAAAGATGCGGGTACCCCGCTTCGTTATATAAATTTGACCAATAGCAAAAAGCCCCATTTATTATACCAATACAAAAACAATATGGGGGCTGCGGTTGAGTTTGAATACATTTCTTCCACCCATTTTTATTTAGAAGACAAAAAAGCAGGAAAACCTTGGGCAACTAAATTGCCCTTTCCTGTTCACGTGGTACACAAAACAATCTCCACGGATTATATTCGAAATACTGTTTTTGTCAGTAAATACAGTTACCACCATGGTTATTACGACCAAGTAGAGCGAGAATTTAGAGGCTTTGGGCGAGTAGAACAACTCGATACAGAAGATTTTAACATCTTGGATGCCACAGGAGCAAGTAATATTGATCCAGATCATTTTCAAGTGCCCATCAAAACCATTTCATGGTTTCATACAGGAGCTTCCTTTAAAGATCAAGTGCTAACCGATGCTTATCAAACAGAATATTATTCCAACCCTAGTGTAGAGCAAGCCTTAAATGGAATTATGCTACCACAATCGTTGAGTGACCAAGCCTATCTCGAAGCTTTTAGGGCTTGTAAGGGGGTGCCGTTGCGTCAAGAAGTTTATTCTTTGGATGATGAAAATACGCAGCAGGTCGATCATCCTTATAGTTGTTCAGAATCCTCTTATGAAGTGCAGTTGGTTCAAGCACACAAGGATCAAAAATATGCCTCTTTTATCGTGGTTCCCATACAGTCCATGTCCTATGGATACGAGCGGAACCCTAACGATCCAAGAATTTCGCAAGAGCTGGTTTTAGCTACTGATGAATTGGGAATTCCAACGGAGACAGTTTCCATTATTTATCCAAGATTGATTGCAGGAAATGTGCCTTGGATGGTGCAAGTTGAACAGGCAAAAATACACGGCGTTTATAAAAAAATAAGCTTAACAAACGATGTAGATCAAGACAATGCCTATCGCTTGCGAGCAGCTTATGAAGAAAAAATGTACGAGTTATTGGGCTTATCTTGGGCAACAGGAGACGCTTATTATACTAAAACGAGTATTGATAACTTATTACAAACAATCCTAACACAACCTGCTCGAAATCTAAACTTTGAACAAGCGTATGATGCTGTTTTGGGAGGCTTTCAGCAACGTTTAAGTGGTTGGGGCAAAGCCCAGTTTTTAAAAGATGATTTAACTGGCATTTTATCTTTTGGTGTACAAGAGGCGTTGGGAATTCCTGGTAAGAATTATCAATTGGCATACACCCCCGATCTGTTGACCAAGTTGTATGAAACCAGTGCAGGAACAGATTTGCTGACCACAGTAGGTTTACAGTTACCAGCTACCTCAGGTTATGTGGATTTGGATGGAGATGGAAATTGGTGGCTTCCTTCAGGGAAAACGATTTATCCAACAGGAGCAGCAACGAATTTTTATTTGCCAACAGGGGTGGAAGATGCCTTAGGGAATTTGTCTAAGATTGAGTTTGATACCTATCAATATCTCCCCGTTCGTACAGAAGATGCCTTGGGCAACACAGTAAGTACCGAATACGATTATCGGGTATTGAGTTCCCAATTAATGACCGATCCCAATGGAAATCGTGCCGCAGTAGCTTTTGATGCCTTGGGTATTGTAGTTAAGTCTGCGGTAATGGGAAAAGCAGGCAGCAACGAGGGGGATACCTTAGCAAATCCTACGGCAGAGATGCGTTATAATTTTTTTAATTGGAAGGTGCATGGAAAGCCGAACTATATTCATAGCAAAGTTAGAGAGGAGCATTATAGCATTACCAATGCGAATAACCAAGCGGAAGTTTGGCAAGAATCCTACGAATATTCCGATGGAGGAGGAGCTGTAATTTTGTCGAAAGTGCAGACCAAAGATGGCTTAGTGGGGACCAATACGGCCATAACCAAACGTTGGATCGGAAACGGTCGAACTGTTATCGACAATAAAGGCAATCCAATTAAGCAATACGAGCCTTATTTTAGTGAAACGCATGCCTATGAACCAGAAGCCGTTTTTGTAGGCGTAGGTGTCAGTCCAATTTTATATTATGATGCTGCGGGTAGAAATAATAAAACGCTATTGCCAAACGGTACCTTTGTTAAAGTCGAATTTGATGCTTGGAAAACGGCAGAATACGATACCAATGATACGGTTAAAGATAGTAAATGGTATCAAGATGTTATGGCAAGTGGAAGTCCTGAAGAGCAACGAGCTGCTTTGTTGACCGAAGCCCACTATAACACACCCACCATTAGTCATATAGATTGTTTGGGTCGAACGATTTATGCGGAGAATAGCGACGATGGTACACAAACAATAGCCGCTTTTACACAGACGGATTTGGCAGGGCGATTTAGTCAAATTTACGACCAAATTGCAACCGACCAATTGCTGGCAAATGGAACTGGAAATTACAGCATTGCTAGAAATGTAAGCAGTTATGGATTGACAAATCTATTAGGGCAGAGTGTCTATAATAAAACGGCTGTAAAAGGAGAGCGTTGGGTATTTACGGATGTTTTGGGTAGAATGCTTCGGGTTTGGGACAATCCTGACAGTGCAACAGTAGCCGATCAAAAGATTTTCCGTACGGAATACGATGCTTTACATCGCCCCCTCAAAACCTTTGTACAAAGAGGGGCAAATGCTGAAATTTGTGTGGCAAAAACCATCTATGGAGAATCTTTACCTGTGATGTTTCCTTCGACTTGGACTTGGGGAGATGTTGATGCAGTAAATTTGAGAGGGCAGACCTATCAGAGCTTTGACCAATCGGGTGTTGTAACGACTCTAGAAGTAGATTTTAAGGGCAATCCACTAGTCATGCAACGACAATTGGTAAAAAACTACAGCACAAGAATAGATTGGAATGTTGCTCAAACACTAGAGGCTGCTATTTTTAAAACCAGTAGTACTTATGACGCACTCAATCGACCTAAGTTGACGATTTTGCCAGATCATACACAATTAGTACCCACTTATAATAAAGGGGGCTATTTAGAAAAGCTATCGGCTCAAATTAGAGGAACAGGGAGTTGGATTGATTTCCTCAAAGAGCAGGACTACGATGCCAAAGGGCAGCGTCAATATGTGAAATATGGCAACGATACCATTACCCGCTTTTTTTACGATGCCAAGACCTTTCGACTGAATAATTTATTGACGACCCATAGCAATAGTGATACCTTACAAGATTTGCACTATACTTATGATCCTGTTGGTAATATAATGACCGTAAAAGATAGAGCACAAAGCACCTTTTATTATAATAATGAGGCAATTTCTCCCTTAAAAGAATATGAATACGATGCGCTTTATCGACTAAAAAAAGCAACAGGAAGAGAACACAGTGGCGCAGCAGTTCCCAGACATGAAGACTTGGCACATTTAGCCAATATGCCACATAATAGCATAGCCAATGCCGTGCGCAATTATACCCAAACCTATCAATACGATAAGGCAGGTAATATCTTACAACTAAAACATCAGGCGGGGGCTTCGGGTAATTGGACAAGAAATTATAATTATATGTTAAATGATGCCAGTAATCGTTTAAATTCTACTGAAATTGTCGGCGGAAATACGTATATTTATAATGCTTATGATGGGCATGGAAATATGACCAAAATGCCCCATTTGCAAGCACTACATTGGGATTATCAAGACCAGTTGACAGCAGTAGAGTTGAATGGAACGGGAGATAGGGCTTATTATAATTACGATGGAAGTGGACAACGAGTACGAAAGATGGTCGTTAAGAGTGGCAAAAAAACAGAGCGGTTGTATTTAGGAGGGTTAGAGCGTTATCGAGAGTATAGTGCTAGTGGAACGGTAAAATTGGAACGATGGACGCTACAGGTGGATGATATTGCACAGGTGGATACCTTGACGGTAGACAATAGTGTTACTGTAGCAACTCCTATTCCTTTGGTTCGTTATCAATACAGGGATCATCTAGGTTCTGCAACCTTGGAAACGAATGAAGATGGGGAGGTTATAAGTTATGAGGAATTCCATCCTTATGGAACTTCTGCTTATCGAACGGCTAAGTCAGGTACTGATTTGAGTCTTAAACGTTACCGTTTTACAGATAAGGAACGAGATGATGAGACGGGTTTGTATTACTTTGGGGTGCGGTACTATGCGGCTTGGTTGGGGAGATGGACGAGTTCTGACCCTGGTGGCTTTGTGGATGGGTTGAATTTGTATCAGTATGCTAGGGGGAATCCTGTTAAGTTGGTGGATGAGAAAGGGTTTAAGGCGGAGCCGCCACCTGATGATTTGGTGGATAGAGGTCAAGCTGATGAAGCAGAGCCTGAACATGCTGTAGATAGTGGGGAGTTTGACGGTGTTGTGGATAATTTGGTTTTGGTGGGAAATGATAAAGAGGAAAGAGTTGGTGATAATAGTTTTGATTATGGGGAGGAATTTAATGAAATTTCCAAACGAATTATCCCTGGTTCAAATCCAAAGCAAGAATTACTGTACTATGCGAAAATTGCAGCTACAGTAGATGGTGAAAGAAGAATACAAGAGTTAATGGATCGAGGTTCTGATTATACAGCTTCAACATGGATTATGAGCTATAAAAGTACTCAATACCAAATATCAACCAAAACAATATACTATTATAATTGGTCTGTAGTAGCTTCTTTGAAGTATGATTGGGCAAGTTCTTTTTATCAGTTTTCACATGAATTCGCCCATGCAGTATGGGTTAACGAATCTTCAATAGGTTTAAATTTAAGGCAGGTATCTCCATCAGAGTGGGATGCAGTTAATTTTGCAAATTACATAAGGTCAGTATATGGAGGAAGACTCCGTGAAAGATATGAAGATAAAAGGCTTGATGTTGATTTGTTTTTTTCAACGAACCCAGATGATTATACAACTGAAAGGATTACAGACTTCAACCTTCTTCATGTAAATAAATGGGGAGATGCTTCAGCACATGGTTATGAGTATCTATATAGTATAGATGGAACCGCTGCTACAATGCGTTATATTATCTCTTCTTATCAAAATGGAGAATACACCTTTCAAAAATTTAACTCTAGGAAAAATTATGATAATGCTATTGAAAGCTTGGGGTTACAATCAAATTAA
- a CDS encoding CAP domain-containing protein, with product MRTFNPLSLYALLCLIFAFTACEKTTITTDTETRNFDKEKILELINEVRATGCNCGTTVKPAVRAVTWDDLLEEAATKHSEDMAENNFMSHTGSNGSSISDRVLAVGHTASSVAENVARGFTSEEAVFNGWMASTGHCNNIMNGNMTAIGLGRSGNYWTLVLTKS from the coding sequence ATGAGAACATTCAATCCATTATCCCTTTATGCTTTATTGTGTTTAATTTTTGCCTTTACAGCTTGTGAAAAAACAACGATAACTACGGATACTGAAACAAGAAATTTTGACAAGGAAAAAATATTGGAACTAATCAATGAAGTTCGAGCAACGGGTTGTAATTGTGGAACTACAGTGAAGCCAGCAGTAAGAGCAGTAACTTGGGACGATCTATTGGAAGAAGCTGCCACCAAACATAGTGAGGACATGGCTGAAAATAACTTTATGAGTCATACAGGAAGCAATGGCTCTAGTATAAGTGATAGAGTGCTTGCGGTAGGACATACGGCGAGTTCTGTTGCTGAAAATGTTGCAAGGGGCTTTACTTCTGAGGAGGCGGTTTTTAATGGATGGATGGCAAGCACAGGGCATTGCAATAACATTATGAATGGCAATATGACGGCGATAGGCTTGGGAAGAAGCGGAAATTATTGGACTTTGGTTTTGACGAAATCATAG
- a CDS encoding RHS repeat-associated core domain-containing protein, with translation MKIIVIQQFTSPVLELCIVELKGTGDKAYYSYDGSGQRVRKVVVKSGKKTERLYLGGLERYREYSASGTVKLERWTLQVDDIAQVDTLTVNNSVTVATPIPLVRYQYRDHLGSATLETNEDGVVISYEEYHPYGTSAYRTAKSGTDLSLKRYRFTNKERDDETGLYYFGVRYYAAWLGRWTSSDPGGFVDGLNLYQYAQNNPVRLMDERGFKAEPPPDDLVDRGETDGAEPEYAVDRGEFKDVEGGLVLLGDDKKGEGYYYATDGRFLGQRGSSTNVYVVDTDEESLESYQKQYGYGRLNLESSQLMNSEGEAMTHEQFITRIFYNWGEGQNSPPKYYAHAMINRGESRGGEDEIYSSRSKHKMIDGRESDTKKEVNKNYLKFKKYKDSGFTFDKTWSEEDKRRLKGMYSAHLAASAGLSTDPVKGHDYWLGGWRYIDKARKRNTSTENVLVVLVYRGSDSSNYKKHLLTRKNFSVNIFYHYGKPASGSLGIADVVIYDKDGNQLEKTSINSKTKLSSWRIPPKKAKK, from the coding sequence TTGAAAATAATAGTAATACAACAATTTACAAGCCCTGTATTGGAACTATGCATAGTGGAATTGAAAGGAACAGGAGATAAGGCTTATTATAGTTACGATGGAAGTGGACAACGAGTACGAAAGGTGGTCGTTAAGAGTGGCAAAAAAACAGAGCGGTTGTATTTAGGAGGGTTAGAGCGTTATCGAGAGTATAGTGCTAGTGGAACGGTAAAATTGGAACGATGGACGCTACAGGTGGATGATATTGCGCAGGTGGATACCTTGACGGTGAACAATAGTGTTACTGTAGCAACTCCTATTCCTTTGGTTCGTTATCAATACAGGGATCATCTAGGTTCGGCAACCTTGGAAACGAATGAAGATGGGGTGGTGATTTCTTATGAAGAGTATCATCCTTATGGAACTTCTGCTTATCGAACGGCTAAGTCTGGTACTGATTTGAGTCTTAAACGTTATCGTTTTACGAATAAGGAGCGGGATGATGAGACGGGTTTGTATTATTTTGGGGTGCGTTATTATGCAGCTTGGTTGGGGAGATGGACGAGTTCTGACCCTGGTGGCTTTGTGGATGGGTTGAATTTGTATCAGTATGCGCAGAATAATCCTGTTAGGTTAATGGATGAGCGAGGGTTTAAGGCAGAGCCGCCACCTGATGATTTGGTGGATAGAGGTGAAACTGATGGAGCAGAGCCTGAATATGCTGTAGATAGAGGGGAGTTTAAAGATGTGGAAGGTGGTTTGGTTTTGTTGGGAGATGATAAAAAAGGAGAAGGATATTATTATGCTACTGATGGAAGATTTTTAGGGCAAAGAGGAAGTTCTACCAATGTTTATGTTGTTGATACAGATGAAGAAAGTTTAGAGTCTTATCAAAAACAGTATGGTTATGGCAGGCTCAATTTGGAATCTTCGCAGTTAATGAATAGCGAAGGAGAAGCTATGACACATGAACAGTTTATTACAAGGATTTTTTACAATTGGGGAGAAGGGCAGAACTCGCCACCTAAATACTATGCTCATGCAATGATTAATAGGGGTGAATCTAGAGGAGGAGAAGATGAAATTTACTCTTCAAGAAGTAAACATAAAATGATTGATGGAAGAGAAAGTGATACAAAAAAAGAGGTTAATAAAAATTATTTAAAATTTAAAAAGTATAAAGATAGTGGTTTTACCTTTGATAAAACATGGAGTGAAGAAGATAAAAGGAGATTAAAAGGTATGTATTCTGCTCATTTAGCAGCTAGTGCGGGTCTTAGTACAGATCCTGTAAAAGGACACGATTATTGGTTAGGGGGCTGGAGATATATAGATAAGGCTAGGAAAAGAAATACGAGTACTGAAAATGTACTCGTTGTATTGGTTTACAGAGGCTCAGATTCTTCTAATTACAAAAAACATCTTTTAACTAGAAAAAATTTCTCTGTGAATATTTTTTATCACTATGGAAAGCCTGCATC
- a CDS encoding class I SAM-dependent methyltransferase, with the protein MKNDELYNIWAATYDTNENKTRDLDLKITQEVLKEYEFEQVLEIGAGTGKNTAWLAHKAKHITAIDFSLEMLKLLQQKVKGAAVEIFESDLNQKWPLKDEQVDLVLANLVLEHIENLEPIFAEAARVMKPQGTFFVSELHPFKQYMGSKASFEQNGERVSLNCYVHHISDYIEQAKKAGLHCVKWQEWFDNEDRTKPPRLVSFIFELATY; encoded by the coding sequence ATGAAAAACGACGAACTTTATAACATTTGGGCAGCAACTTATGATACCAATGAGAATAAAACACGTGATTTAGACTTAAAAATTACACAGGAGGTGTTAAAGGAGTATGAGTTTGAGCAGGTTTTGGAAATAGGAGCTGGAACAGGAAAAAACACCGCTTGGTTGGCACATAAAGCAAAGCATATTACAGCAATAGATTTTTCATTGGAAATGCTAAAACTACTCCAGCAAAAGGTAAAGGGGGCTGCTGTCGAAATTTTTGAAAGTGATCTCAATCAAAAATGGCCGCTAAAAGATGAGCAAGTTGATTTGGTGCTGGCAAATCTAGTCTTAGAGCATATCGAAAACTTGGAACCTATTTTTGCTGAAGCTGCTAGAGTAATGAAACCTCAGGGAACGTTTTTTGTTTCAGAATTGCATCCTTTTAAACAATATATGGGGAGCAAAGCTAGTTTTGAACAAAATGGTGAACGAGTGAGTTTAAATTGCTATGTTCATCACATCTCAGATTATATAGAACAAGCTAAAAAAGCGGGGTTACATTGTGTCAAGTGGCAGGAATGGTTTGATAATGAAGATAGAACAAAACCTCCAAGATTGGTTTCTTTTATTTTTGAATTAGCAACGTATTAA